The following is a genomic window from Janibacter sp. DB-40.
GTGGCCGAAGCCGAGGTCGACTTCGGTCAGGTGTGGCGGACGACCCTCGACACCCTCGATGCCGACGGCGTCCCGGTCACTCGGCGGGCCTTCCTGAGCATGGCGCGGCTCGTCGGCCTCCTCGACGACACCGCGCTCATCGCCGTACCGGACGACTTCTCCAAGAACTTCGTCGAGCAGCGCCTTCGGATGCACGTCACCCAGGCCCTGTCCGACCAGCTCGGGCGGGAGGTCCGACTGGCCGTCACGGTCGACCCCGACCTGGCCGAGGACGACTCCCTCCCGCCGACACAGGGCATCGAGGGTGAGCAGGACCAGCCCGGGCCGCGACCCGAGCGCCCGGAGGGACTCTCCTCCACGCTGCCCGTCGACGACGTGGACGACGGTCTCGTCGACGAGGACCCGGAGCCACCGACCCCCGTGCGCCCCCGGCGCGGCCGGCCCGAGCCGGAGCAGGTCGAGCTGACGAGGTTGAACCCGAAGTACACCTTCGACACCTTCGTCATCGGTGCGAGCAACCGCTTCGCCAACGCCGCTGCCGTCGCCGTCGCCGAGGCGCCGGCCAAGGCGTACAACCCGCTCTTCATCTACGGCGAGTCCGGCCTGGGCAAGACGCACCTGCTCCACGCGATCGGGCACTACGCCCGCAGCCTTTACCCGCACGTGAAGGTGCGCTACGTGAACTCCGAGGAGTTCACCAACGACTTCATCAACAGCATCCGCGACGACAAGGCCGCGAACTTCCAGCGGCGCTACCGCGACGTCGACGTCCTGCTCATCGACGACATCCAGTTCCTCCAGGGCAAGATGCAGACGCAGGAGGAGTTCTTCCACACGTTCAACACCCTGCACAACGCCAACAAGCAGGTCGTCATCACCTCCGACGTCGCGCCCAAGCTCCTCTCCGGCTTCGAGGAGCGCATGCGCAGCCGCTTCGAGTGGGGCCTGCTGACGGACGTGCAGCCGCCCGACCTCGAGACACGGATCGCGATCCTGCGCAAGAAGGCCATCCAGGAGAAGCTCTCCGTCCCGGCCGACGTGCTCGAGTTCATCGCCAGCCGCATCAGCACGAACATCCGCGAGCTCGAGGGCGCACTCATCCGCGTCACCGCCTTCGCCAGCCTCAACCGGCAGCCGGTCGACATCGGTCTGGCGCAGATCGTGCTCAAGGACCTCATCCCCAACGAGCAGTCGAGCGAGATCTCCAGCGCGACGATCATGGCGCAGACGGCCGACTACTTCGGTCTGAACATCGAGGACCTGCAGAGTCCCTCCCGGACCCGCCTGCTCGTCACCGCGCGCCAGATCGCGATGTACCTGTGTCGCGAGCTCACCGACATGTCGCTCCCGCGCATCGGTGAGCAGTTCGGTGGGCGGGACCACACCACCGTCATGCACGCGGAGCGCAAGATCCGCGAGCTGATGGGCGAACGACGCGCCATCTACAACCAGGTCACCGAGCTGACGAACCGCATCAAGCAGCAGGCCGGCTGACCGCCCGCCGCCATCGCGCCATATACGCGAATCTGTCCTGTGTCGAAGACATGGGGATAGAACCTCATCCTGAAATATCCACAGGGTTCTCCCCACCTGTGTGCTCGCGCCTGGCGGTCGTCACCGCATCGGTACACCTCCGCATCGGACCCCGGGTCCCCCACGTTGTCCACAGATCCACAGCCTGTGGACAAGCTTGTGGGTACCTGGGGACCGCACGACAGCAGGCAACACGCCCGACCTCGTCCACAACCGCGGTCGTCACGCCGTGCTGCCTGCCTCACCCCAGCAACCTGCCACCCGTGAGCACCGCCACCGGCCCTCAGATCGACGCCCAGCGCGGGATTTCCTGCGGACGAGCGTGTGCACAGGGTGTGCAGAACCTGTGTACGACGCGATCGACCTGGTGATGGATGGTGTTCGCCCACACCCCAGTACCCGTTGTGCACCGTCCGTCCACAGACCGTCCACATGCGGGATCAGCGCCATGAGCGCGCCGGAGCCGGTTGTCCACGGAATCCACACCGCCTAAGACAACGATGAGTCCTCTCTCCATCCATTCCCTCCCCCACGCATTGCTGGGACCCCACCTGTGGACGAGAGCACCCCGACGAATCACAAGAACGCCCTCGGTTGCCCCCGAGGCGGCCCGAGCGCGTAATGTCAGGGAACCCACGTGTTGCGACGTGGTTCCATGTCATCCCGTGACCTCGCGCTCCCGGCGCGTCGAAGGGTAGGTCTGTCGTGAAGTTCCGCGTCGAGCGCGATGTGCTGGCCGAAGCGGTCACCTGGGTGGCCCGAAGCCTGCCGAACCGTCCGCCCGTCCCCGTTCTGGCCGGTGTCCTCATGGAGGCCACCGACGACGGGTCGCTGACCCTGTCCACGTTCGACTACGAGGTCTCAGCGCGGATCACCGTCGCAGCCGAGGTCAGCGAGGCCGGCACCTCCCTCGTGCTCGGTCGACTCCTCGCCGACATCTCCCGCAACCTGCCCGGCAAGCCCGTGGACATCGCCACGGACGGCGCCAAGGTCCAGGTGACCTGCGGCAGCTCGCGCTTCGCCCTGCTGCAGATGCCCGCGGACGAGTACCCCACCCTGCCGACCTCCCCCGAGGGCAGCGGCACCGTCGACGGCACGCTCTTCACCCAGGCGGTCCAGCAGGTGCAGATTGCCGCGGACCGAGGTGACACCCTCCCGATCCTCACCGGTGTCCGGGTCGAGATCGAGGGCGAGAAGATGACCCTGCTGGCCACCGACCGCTACCGGCTGGCCATGCGTGAGCTCGTCTGGCAGCCGCGCGCCTCCGACGCCGACCACGTCGCCCTCATCCCGGCACGAACCCTCGCCGAGACCGCCAAGGCTCTCGGTGCCGCCGGGTCGATCGAGGTCTCCCTCGGTGCCGCCACGGCTGGTGGCTCCGGCGGCCTCGTCGGTTTCGAGGCCGGCCAGCGCCACACGACCAGCCGCCTGCTCGACGGCGAGTACCCGAAGGTCTCCAAGATCTTCCCGACGACGAGCGAGACCGAGGCCGTCGTCGGCACCGAGCTGCTCACCGAGGCCGTCAAGCGCGTCGCCCTGGTCACCGAGCGCAACACCCCGGTGCGGCTGCGTTTCGCCGACGGCCAGGTCACCATCGAGGCCGGCACCGGCGACGACGCCCAGGCGTCCGAGGCCATCGAGGCCACCGTCGAGGGGCCGGAGATCGAGGTCGCCTTCAACCCCGGCTACCTCCTCGACGGCCTCGGCGTGCTCGGCACGACCTTCACCCGCCTGTCCTTCACGGCTCCGCTGAAGCCTGCGATGATGACCGGCCAGGAGTCGCTCGAGGCAGAGATCGACACCACCTACCGCTACGTCCTGCAGCCGGTGCGACTGGCTGGCTGACCCCCTTCGTCCACCGCTCGCCCACCGTCGACAAAGGAAGGTCCGACATGCAGCTCGGTCTCATCGGTCTCGGCAAGATGGGCGGCAACATGCGAGAGCGTGTGCGCCGCGCCGGTCACGAGGTCATCGGGTACGACACCGATCCCGACATCAGTGACGTCGAGAGCGTCCAGGCGATGGTCGACCGGCTCCAGGCGCCGCGCGTCGTGTGGGTGATGGTGCCGGCGGGCGAGGTGACCCAGACCGTCGTCTCCGACCTCGCCTCCCGCCTCTCCCCCGGTGACCTCGTCATCGACGGCGGCAACTCGCGCTACTCCGACGACGTCCCCAATGCCGAGGAACTCGCCCGCAACGGCATCGGCTACGTCGACTGCGGGGTCTCCGGCGGCATCTGGGGCCTGGAGAACGGCTACGGGCTGATGTGCGGCGGGGCGAAGGAGGACGTCGAGAAGGCGATGCCGATCTTCGACGCGCTGCGACCCGAGGGCCCGCGGGACGAGGGCTTCGTCCACGCCGGCGACGTCGGGGCCGGGCACTACGTGAAGATGGTGCACAACGGCATCGAGTACGGGCTCATGCACGCCTACGCCGAGGGCTACGAGCTGCTGGAGAAGAAGGGCATCGTCACCGACGTCCCGGGCTCCTTCAAGGCGTGGAGCCGTGGCACGGTGGTGCGCTCGTGGCTGCTCGACCTCATGGTCAAGGCACTCGAGGAGAACCCCGAGATGACCGACGTCAGCGACTTCACCGCCGACTCCGGCGAGGGGCGCTGGACCGTCGAGGAGGCCATCGACAACGCCGTGCCCATGCCGGTCATCTCGGCCGCGCTCTTCGCCCGATTCGCCTCCCGCCAGCAGGTCAGCCCGGCCATGCAGGCCGTGGCCGCGCTGCGCGGTCAGTTCGGTGGGCACCAGGTCATGACCGTCGCCGAGGGCGAGGCTCTGCGGGCCGAGGCGGCGAAGGGGGTGGCCTCCCCCGGCGCCAGCGAGGCCCAGGAGGAGAAGAAGGTCCGCCCGGCGGCCGCACCCCACGAGTCGTCGAAGGGCGACGCCGCGGCGGCCGGCCCCACCTCCGGGACGGAGACCACCGGTGGCTCGCCCGGGCCGACGAGCGGTTCCGGGTCGACCGAGTGACGTGTACGTCCGCCACCTGAGCATCGGCGACTTCCGCAGTTACCCCGCCGCCGAGCTCGCCCTGGAGCCGGGGGTGACGACCCTCGTCGGCCTCAACGGGCAGGGCAAGACCAACCTCGTCGAGGCGATCGGCTACGTGGCCTCCCTCTCCAGCCACCGGGTCGCGACCGACCAGCCGCTCGTGCGCTTCGGCACCGACCGGGCGATCGTGCGGGCCGCCGTCGTGCGGGACGAGCGGGAGAGCCTCGTCGAGCTGGAGATCACTCCCGGGAAGGCGAACCGCGCCAAGCTGAACCGATCCCCCCTTCCCCGCACCCGCGACGTCCTCGGCACCCTGCGGACGGTGCTCTTCGCCCCCGAGGACCTCGCCCTGGTCAAGGGCGACCCCGGGGAGCGGCGCCGCTTCCTCGACGACCTGCTCGTCCAGCGCCAGCCCCGCTGGGCCGGCGTGCGCTCGGACTACGACAAGATCGTGCGCCAGCGCGGGGCGCTGCTGAAGTCGGCCGCCTCGCTCCTGGGATCCAAGCGGGGCCGACGGCGTCGCAGCTCCGCGTCCCCCGAGGGTGTCGACCCCGCTGCCGCCGCCGAGGACGCGCTGCGCACCCTCGAGATCTGGGACGACCACCTGGCCACGGTCGGCGCGCAGCTGCTCTACGCCCGGCTGCGTCTCCTGCGCGACCTCGTGCCACACCTCCAGGAGGCCTACCGAGAGGTCAGCGCCAACCAGTCCGAGGCCACTGCGGTCTACCGCTCGTCCCTGCACGACGAGGCAGCCGAGGCGATCGCGGCCGGGGAGGTCCCCGAGGTCGACGAGCTGCGCTCGATGATCCTTGAGTCGCTCGCCCGGGTACGCGACCAGGAGGTCGAGCGGGGGGTCAACCTCGTCGGTCCCCACCGCGACGACCTCGTGCTGGGCCTCGGGCCGATGCCGGCGAAGGGGTACGCCTCCCACGGTGAGTCGTGGTCCTTCGCGCTGGGACTGCGGCTGGCGGCCTACCATCTGCTGCGCCGCGATCTCGGTGACGACCCGGTGCTGGTCCTCGACGACGTCTTCGCCGAGCTGGACAGCGGCCGGCGCGAGCGTCTGGCCGCGCTCGTCAGCGACTGCGAGCAGGTGCTCATCACGGCCGCGGTCCCCGCGGACGTCCCCGAGTCCCTGGTGGGTCGGCGCTACACCGTCTCGCTCGGTGAGGTCGACGAGGCGTCATGAGCGACAGCGAGGGCGCGCCGGGTGGCACCGGGGGCGACCCGGATCCGGTCGAGGTCACGGAGTCCGTCCCGGAGCCGGTCACGGGGCCCGTCCCGCCGGAGGACGACGAGGTAGAGCCGAGTGTCGAGGACGCCGCCTCGACCGCGCTCGCACGCGCCCGAGCCCTGGCCGCGAAGAAGGGCCTGCGCCCGGGCATGAGGCCGCGCCCCAAGCGCCGGCGCCAGCACCCGCAGGCGCCGAAGGGCAGCCGCGGACGTGATCCGATGACCATCGGGGACCAGGTCGACCGGCTCGTCGACAACCGCGGCTGGCAGGTCGACGTCGCGGCGGGTTCCGTCATGGGCCGGTGGGACGAGATCGTCGGCCGGGAGGTCGCCGAGCACTGTCAGCCGGTCAGCTTCGAGGACGGGGTGCTGTCCGTGCGCGCCGACTCGACGGCCTGGGCCACGCAGATCCGCCTGCTGTCCAGCTCCCTGCTCGGGCGCATCACCGACGCCGCCGGCCCCGACGTCGTGCACGAGCTGCGGGTGCACGGGCCGAGCGCGCCCTCCTGGTCGCGCGGCCCCCGTCGCTCCAGCGACGGCCGCGGTCCCCGCGACACCTATGGGTGAGCGGGCGCACGACGACGGGACGTTCCGCGGGTGGGAACGACCGGCGCCGATCCCCCCTTCGTGGTGGAGAGTGATGGTCAGACGGGCGCCGCTGCCCGCGAACGACCACGAAGGAGTGTTCGATGACGACGATCATCGTGCAGCCATCGGGGACCGAGATCCTGATCGAGCCCGGTGACACCGTGCTGTCCGGCCTGCAGAAGGCCGGGTACGCGTACACCGTGGGCTGCCGTCGCGGCGGCTGCGGGATCTGCAAGATCGACGTCCTCGACGGTGAGTTCTCCTACTGTCGACCCGTGGCCGAGACGGTCATCACCGACGAGGAGCGAGCCGACGGCACCTGCCTGAGCTGCCGTGCCGTCCCCGGTGACGACCTGACCATCCAGATGCGAGACGCATCCCTGCGCCTCGTCAACCCCTTGCTGGGTCAGCTCAACGCGAAGGCGCGCGAGCGCGCCAGGGCTGCCAGCACCGCACCGGAGGAGCAGTAGACATGGGCATCATGCGAATGGGGTACGCCCACGTGCGTGTCACCGACATGACCGAGGCCAAGAACCACTACGCGTCGACCCTGGGTCTGTACGAGACCCTCGAGGACACCTCCCCGGAGGGCAACAAGCGCGTGTTCTACAAGGGCTGGGACGAGTGGGACCACCACTCCGTCGTCCTCGAGGAGGGAGGCGTCGGCGTCGTCAAGTACGGCTGGAAGGTCGAGCACGAGTCGGACATCGACGCGATCGAGAAGAAGGCGCAGGCCTTCGGCCTCACCGTCGAGCGCATGTCGAAGGGGGAGAACCCGGAGGTGGGTGACGGGATCCGTTTCACCACCACCAGCGACCACGTCTTCGAGGTCTACCACTCGCAGACCGCCATCGGCACCGAGGTCGGCACGCACAACCCCGACCCGTTCCCGCGCCACCTCGTCGGTGTCGGTGTCCCCGCGCTCGACCACTCGCTCATCACCTGCGAGGACCCGAAGCTGATGGAGAAGCTCCTGATGGAGGTCTTCGACTTCTACGCGACCGAGCGGGTGCAGACCAGCCTCGACGCCGACCACGACCTCGTCGGCACCTGGCTGACCTCCAACAACCAGATCCACCAGCTGGCCGTGATCGGCGGCCCGCAGGGCAAGTTGCACCACTTCGCCTTCCGTCTGGACGACTGGAGCCAGGTCGGGCACGCGGCGGACATCTTCACCATGGACGATGTCTCGGTCGACGTCACCCCCACCCGCCACGGCATCACCCGCGGGCAGACGACGTACTTCTTCGACCCCAGCGGCAACCGCAACGAGGTCTTCGCCGGCGGCTACGTCGCCTTCCCGGACCGTCCGACGAACGTGTGGACCGTGGACCAGCTCGGCCAGGGCATCTTCTACCACGCCCGCGAGCTCAACGAGCGGTTCACCACGGTCCTCACCTGATGGAGCACGTCCGCACGAGCGCCGTCCTGACCCTCGCCGGGGCCAGGGCGGCGCTCGACGCAGCACTGGCCCACGCGCAGACCAACGACCTGCGGATGAACGTCGCGATCGTCGACACCGGCGGCGCGCTGCTGTCGTTCGCGCGCATGGACGGCGCCTTCGCCAACTCCGGACCGATCGCGATCGACAAGGCCCGTACGAGCGTCGGCTTCGGCGGTGCACCGACCGCAGACCTCTACACCGCACTCGCCGGGGAGGACGCCGTCATCCGCGGCATCGCCAACCGCCCGGGGGTCGCCGCCTTCGGCGGGGCCGTGCCGATCCGGGTCGACGGCCAGCTCGTCGGCGCGATCGGTGCCTCCGGTGGTTCCGCGGAGGAGGACGCCCAGGTCGCCGCCGCCGGCGCCGACGCGGTCGGCGCCTGACCTCGGGGACCGAGCCCACCCCCTTCGCAAGAGCCTAAGCAGTTGCGAAGGGGGAGCGCCTGCTGTGGTGCAAGAGCCTAAGCAGTTGCGAAGGGGTGGGCGCAGGAGCCCGGGTCAGGAGCTGGCGGCCAGGGTCTGGCTGGGCAGCCGGCCGTACCGGGTGCGGTAGGCGGCCGCGAAGCGGCCCAGGTGGGTCACGCCCCAGCGCATGGCCACGTCGGTGACGCTGCCACCGCGACCGTGGACGAGGTCGTCGTGGACCCGCTCCAGACGCACCTCGTGGAGGTAGGCCATGGGGGTCAACCCGACGTGCTCGCGGAAGCACTGCTGCAGCCGGCGCACGCTCACGCCCGCGATCTCGGCGAGATCGGCCGGCGCCCACGGGTGGGCGGGGTCGAGGTCGATGGCGTCCATGACACGACGGATGGGGCGCGGACGCATCCCGGTCGGGCAGGTCGCGGACTCCTCGTCGGGGACGGCCGTGAGCAGCAACCCCGTCACGAGCATGCTGGCGACGGACTCGGCCACCTGGTCCCTGGTGTAGAGGCTGCCGCCGGCCAGCCGGGCGTTGTCGAAGGTCGTGCGCGCGAGGGTCAGCCAGGCCGCTCCCTCGGCCCCGCGCAGGTCGATCACGCGGGGTAGCTGCACGCGCTTGCGGGCGAAGACCCGCTCGGCCTGCCGGGAGAGATAGTCGCTGTCGATGCGCAGCCCGAGGACGGCCCGGCCCTCCGGCCAGGCGGGCATGCGTGCCGGGGTGTCGGCGGGGAAGACCATCGCCTCACCGGGCGTGGTGGTGAAGCTGTCGGATCCCAGCCGCGACTCCATGCTGCCCTCGAGCTGGATGTTGATCGCGGTCGCACCGGGGTGCTCGGTGACGATGTCCACCGTCGCGCCGAAGCGCATGTGCGCCAGACGGCACACCGACAGGTCCACGACCTCCAGTCCGCAGTGCGATGCCGCTCCTCGCGAGCGGGGCTTCATGTCGTGCGGGAAATAGGCGTTCGCGACCGCGTCGTGCACTCCCTCCCAGTCGTCGAAGGTCGGTGCCGACTCCAGAAGATGCTCCATTGCACTCCTTCAGCGAGTCCGTGGTCCACAGCAGGATGCGCAGCCGCCGCAGACCCGGAACGCGGCGTTCCCCACAGCGGAACCTCCGCTGACACTACGGCCCGTTGCTGACGGCCGTCCCACCCCGATCATTGCGGCACCTCCACACGGGGCGCGAAGGGGGGCGACCCCCTCGGTAGCCCTGTCCGGACAGTCATTGCGCTGGCCGGACAGACCCTTCGCCCAGCGGATCGCCGACCCGCCGCCCCCGCCCTACGTTCGTCTCCACGCCCCACCGAACCAGGAGAAGTGCAATGACGCCCTTCATGACCCGCGTGGCCGAGTTCGTCGGCACACCCGAGGACGAGGTCCCGCAGCTGGCCGAACGACGCTCGACCCTCCCCGAGACCCGGATCAGCCGTCGGGTGGCCACCGGGACCGGCGCCGACCGGCACGTGGCCCTGCGCTCGCTGGCCGAGCAGTACGTGTGCGAGGCCAACGCCGTGCTCGGTGCCGACCACGACCACCTCGACCTCGTCGACGAGCCCCTGCCGGACGAGCTCGCCTTCACCGTCACCTTCAAGGACCACGGTGCCCGCTGCTCGACGACCTTCGTCGACGGTCGTGCCTTCGGTCGGCTCGTCGGGGACCTCTTCGACGAGGAGGAGGCCCGTGAGCTGGAGGGGCCGGACGCGCTGCCGGACCTGCTGGTCCAGCTCATGGAGGCCGGGATGGAGGCCTCCCCGACGACCTCCGCCACCTGATCCCCCTTCGCCCGACCGACCCAAGGAGAACGTCCAGTGCAGTACGAACTCAAGACCCAGGTGATCGAGCCGCAGCGCTCGACCTTCACCCACCTCGTCAACCGCTACGGCGACAAGCCGGCCTCGCGCTACCTCGAGGGCAGCGTCGGGGTGCAGCCGCGGGAGCACTTCCACTACCGGCCCACCTACGACCCCGGCAAGGAGCTCTACGACGAGACCTACAGCGTCTTCCGGCTGAGCGACCCCTACTCCTTCCTCGACCCCCGGCAGTACTACTACGCCCCGTACGTGACCTCGCGCTCGACCCACCACGAGGCCTTCGCGACCTCGCTGCAGTACATCGAGGACCGGGGCCTGCTGGAGCGCCTGCCGCAGGAGTGGAAGGACCTGCTCGGTGAGCTCGTCCTCCCGCTGCGCCACCTCGAGAGCGCCGGTCAGCTGATCCTGTGCGGGATGGCCCGCTTCGGGTACGGGTCGACCGTCACCCAGGCCGCGGCGTTCTCCGGATTCGACCGGGTCGGCAACGCCCAGGTCCTCAGCCGCCTGGGGATCGCTCTCGCCGGCGGGACCGCGGACCTGCTCGGCGAGGCCAAGACGCACTGGCTCGAGGACGCACCGCTGCAGGGCCTGCGCCGCCTGGCCGAGCACACGATCGTCGAGAAGGACTGGGGCGTCGCCCTGCTGCAGCTCGACGCCGTCGACCAGCTGCTCTACGACCTGCTCTACCTCCACCTCGACGACGAGGCGGTCACTGGCGGAGCACCCGCGTACTCGCTCTTCTCCCAGCACATGGCCAGCTGGTTCACCGACAACCGCAAGTGGATCGACGCGCTGCACAAGGCCTGGCGCGCCGATGAGGAGCTCGGCGAGACCAACGCCGGCCTCATCGCCCACCACGGCAACCTCGCCATGGACGAGGCGCTCTCGGCGGTCACCCCCTTCGCGGCCCGGATCGACGAGCTGCTGGCCGTCGGTGCCGTGGACCGCGTGACCGCCAAGGCGGCCGAGGTGCGCCAGACGTACGCGGCCGAGCAGGCCTGAGGAAGGAGAGCGACATGAGCGAGTCAACGCAGACCCAGACCTCCCGGGACGTCGGGATGATCCTGCAGGAGTCCGAGGACAACCGCCCGATCATCGAGGCGATCGAGGAGGACAACCCCGAGTGCAGCATCAGCCACACACCGGGCCTCGTGCGGATCACCGCGCCCGGCCGGCTCGTCGTGCTGCAGGAGAGCGTCGAGGAGAAGCTCGGCCGCGAGTGGGAGACCCACGAGTTCCAGATGTCGATCGTCTCCTACTTCGGGAACATCCAGGAGTGGGACGACGACGAGATCGTCATCGCCTGGGACCACTGACCAACTGACCAGAACAACGACGTTCACAGGAGGACGAGATGACTCTCGCACCCGAGCAGAAGAAGACCAAGAAGCCGAAGAAGCTGTCGATGAAGGCCCGCTACGAGGCGCTCACACGCGGCCTCGACTGGGAGCCCAGCTACGTCGACAAGGACGAGATGTTCCCGCACCTGGACTACGAGGGCATCAAGATCCACGACTGGGCGGCCTGGGAGGACCCCTTCCGTCTGACGATCGACGCCTACTGCAAGTACCAGGCCGAGAAGGACAAGCGCCTCTACGCCGTCCTCGACGGCTTCGCCCAGGGCCAGGGCCACCTGAGCCTGACGGACGCGTCCTACCTCAACGCGATGAAGATCTTCCTCCAGGGCGTGACGCCGCTGGAGTACGCCGCGCACCGCCACTTCGCCTACCTCGCGCGGCACTTCGCCGGCCCGGGCCCGCGCTTCGCGGCCCTGTGCCAGTCGATCGACGAGATCCGGCACATGCAGACCGAGATCCACACCCTGAGCAACTACAACAAGCTCTACTCGGGGATGCACAACTGGCCTGAGCACTTCGACCGCGTCTGGTACCTGTCGGTGCCGAAGAGCTTCTTCGACGACGCGATGTCCTGCGGGCCCTTCGAGTTCCTCATCGCGGTCGGGTTCTCCTTCGAGTACCTGCTGACCAACCTGCTCTTCGTGCCCTTCATGTCCGGGTCCTCGTTCAACGGCGACCTGCCGACGATGACCTTCGGCTTCTCGGCGCAGTCGGACGAGTCGCGGCACATGACCCTGGGCCTGGAGGCGATCAAGTTCCTCCTCGAGCAGGACGAGGACAACGTCGAGCTCGTCCAGGGCTGGATCGACAAGTGGTTCTGGCGCTCCTACCGCGTCACCGCGCTCGTCGCCCAGATGCTCGACTACATGCTCCCGCGCAAGGTGATGAGCTGGAAGGAGTCCTTCGAGCTGTACTTCGAGGAGCAGATGCTCGGTGGCCTCTTCGAGGACCTCGCCTTCTACGGCATCAAGCCCCCGCGCCACGTGGAGGACGCGATCCAGGAGAAGGAGCTGCTCTCCCACCAGGTGTACTGGACCCTCTACCAGTTCTCCTTCGCGGCGGGCTTCACCACGACGATGCCCTCCGAGGAGCACCTGAACTGGCTCTCCGAGTCCTACCCGGACACCTTCGACACGTACTTCCGGCCGTTGTGGGACAAGGAGGCGAAGAACCGCGAGAACGGCGGTCGCCACTTCGCCCCCGGTCTGCCCCAGCTGTGCCAGGTCTGCCAGGTCCCGATGCTCTTCACCGAGCCGGGTGACCCCACGACCTTGTGCCAGCGCGAGTCCGAGTTCGAGGGCGAGATCTACCACACCTGCTCCAACGGGTGTCAGTGGATCTTCGAGCGGGAGCCGGAGAAGTACCGCCAGGCGTGGCTGCCCGTGCACCAGATCCTTGCTGGCAACTGCGGTGGCCCGACCGTCCCGGACGTGCTGGAGTGGTACGGCCTGCAGGACGGCGACGCCGGCGAGTACCTCGGCTCGAGGGACCACCAGAACTGGGTGGCGTGGCAGGGCGAGGCCGCTGCCGACACCGCCGCCCCGAGCGAGACGAAGGCAGGTGCCTGACATGACGATCAAGAGCATCGGGGAGTACGACTTCCCCTCCCGGTCCGCGCAGGAGAACTACGGCGACGACCAGTTGGTCAGCGTCTGGTTCCAGGACACCATGTGGTTCGCCTCCCCGGCGATGTTCCGCGCCCCGCGGGAGATGACGTGGGGTGACTTCAAGGCCCAGGTCTTCGTGCCCTTCGCCCAGGAGGACCCGGACTACGACCCGGACGCCCCGCGGACGTGGACCCTGCACGGTTCCCCCTTCGAGCCCGAGGACGGCCAGACCCTGTCCGAGCTCGGCGTCCGCCACAAGGACGTCATCGGCACCCGCGTGGCCGCCTGACCCAGCCCTCCCCCTTCGTCCCGCTCGAGGAGCACCCATGACCAAGTACACGATCACCGTCGAGCCCGTCGGCCGCGAGGTCCAGTGCGACGAGGACCAGACGATCCTCGACGCCTGCCTGCGCGCCGGGGTGTGGTTGCCGCACAGCTGCACCCACGGCACCTGCGCCACCTGCAAGGTCGACAAGCTCGACGGTGAGGTCGACCTGGGTGAGGCGAGCAGCTTCGCCCTCATGGACTTCGAGCGGGACGAGGGGAAGATGCTCACGTGCTGCGCGAAGCCGCGCGAGGACGTGACGCTGGAGGCCGATCTCGACGTCGACGAGGACATGGAGGTCCACCCGGTCCAGGACTTCACCGGGACCGTCGTCGTCCTCGAGGACATCGCCGAGCAGACCAGGCGCCTCGTCGTCGAGCTCGACCGCGAGATCGGCTTCAACGCGGGTCAGTACATGAAGTTCACCGTCCCCGCCGCCGAGGTCGACGGGGCCCCGGTCGAGGAGGTGGACCGGACCTGGT
Proteins encoded in this region:
- a CDS encoding 2Fe-2S iron-sulfur cluster-binding protein — translated: MTTIIVQPSGTEILIEPGDTVLSGLQKAGYAYTVGCRRGGCGICKIDVLDGEFSYCRPVAETVITDEERADGTCLSCRAVPGDDLTIQMRDASLRLVNPLLGQLNAKARERARAASTAPEEQ
- a CDS encoding catechol 2,3-dioxygenase, with product MGIMRMGYAHVRVTDMTEAKNHYASTLGLYETLEDTSPEGNKRVFYKGWDEWDHHSVVLEEGGVGVVKYGWKVEHESDIDAIEKKAQAFGLTVERMSKGENPEVGDGIRFTTTSDHVFEVYHSQTAIGTEVGTHNPDPFPRHLVGVGVPALDHSLITCEDPKLMEKLLMEVFDFYATERVQTSLDADHDLVGTWLTSNNQIHQLAVIGGPQGKLHHFAFRLDDWSQVGHAADIFTMDDVSVDVTPTRHGITRGQTTYFFDPSGNRNEVFAGGYVAFPDRPTNVWTVDQLGQGIFYHARELNERFTTVLT
- a CDS encoding heme-binding protein → MEHVRTSAVLTLAGARAALDAALAHAQTNDLRMNVAIVDTGGALLSFARMDGAFANSGPIAIDKARTSVGFGGAPTADLYTALAGEDAVIRGIANRPGVAAFGGAVPIRVDGQLVGAIGASGGSAEEDAQVAAAGADAVGA
- a CDS encoding AraC family transcriptional regulator — translated: MEHLLESAPTFDDWEGVHDAVANAYFPHDMKPRSRGAASHCGLEVVDLSVCRLAHMRFGATVDIVTEHPGATAINIQLEGSMESRLGSDSFTTTPGEAMVFPADTPARMPAWPEGRAVLGLRIDSDYLSRQAERVFARKRVQLPRVIDLRGAEGAAWLTLARTTFDNARLAGGSLYTRDQVAESVASMLVTGLLLTAVPDEESATCPTGMRPRPIRRVMDAIDLDPAHPWAPADLAEIAGVSVRRLQQCFREHVGLTPMAYLHEVRLERVHDDLVHGRGGSVTDVAMRWGVTHLGRFAAAYRTRYGRLPSQTLAASS
- a CDS encoding MmoB/DmpM family protein; this translates as MSESTQTQTSRDVGMILQESEDNRPIIEAIEEDNPECSISHTPGLVRITAPGRLVVLQESVEEKLGREWETHEFQMSIVSYFGNIQEWDDDEIVIAWDH
- a CDS encoding YHS domain-containing protein codes for the protein MTLAPEQKKTKKPKKLSMKARYEALTRGLDWEPSYVDKDEMFPHLDYEGIKIHDWAAWEDPFRLTIDAYCKYQAEKDKRLYAVLDGFAQGQGHLSLTDASYLNAMKIFLQGVTPLEYAAHRHFAYLARHFAGPGPRFAALCQSIDEIRHMQTEIHTLSNYNKLYSGMHNWPEHFDRVWYLSVPKSFFDDAMSCGPFEFLIAVGFSFEYLLTNLLFVPFMSGSSFNGDLPTMTFGFSAQSDESRHMTLGLEAIKFLLEQDEDNVELVQGWIDKWFWRSYRVTALVAQMLDYMLPRKVMSWKESFELYFEEQMLGGLFEDLAFYGIKPPRHVEDAIQEKELLSHQVYWTLYQFSFAAGFTTTMPSEEHLNWLSESYPDTFDTYFRPLWDKEAKNRENGGRHFAPGLPQLCQVCQVPMLFTEPGDPTTLCQRESEFEGEIYHTCSNGCQWIFEREPEKYRQAWLPVHQILAGNCGGPTVPDVLEWYGLQDGDAGEYLGSRDHQNWVAWQGEAAADTAAPSETKAGA
- a CDS encoding phenol hydroxylase subunit P4 produces the protein MTIKSIGEYDFPSRSAQENYGDDQLVSVWFQDTMWFASPAMFRAPREMTWGDFKAQVFVPFAQEDPDYDPDAPRTWTLHGSPFEPEDGQTLSELGVRHKDVIGTRVAA